From a region of the Pseudoclavibacter endophyticus genome:
- a CDS encoding ATP-binding cassette domain-containing protein, with protein sequence MSFAPSEESFGDRDPGEHEHDVDHASMAQRTAQRPTPTMVDPILVEGPAEAGEADSGHEPEDGDAAADDERDLDVDDSVVTAAELGDEGAEGEAPEADAVAAESDAEVTESDAEVAEANAEAVQVDAEPAEPDAEVTEAAEPEAGSETETPGGAQDDGESDASGLDDEPVDVIESSPAPPRPERDLRFGVATAAGLSTMTPVARVTEAPHRELGEAVLRVEGLTKAFGTTVAVRDVSLEVRKGSFFGIVGPNGAGKTTTLSMVTGLLRPTSGSATVLGVDVWRASAKARSHIGILPDRLRLFDQLTGAQLLYYTGVLRGLPADEARARAASLIDTFELSRSASRLVVDYSAGMTKKVALASALIHSPDLLVLDEPFESIDPVSAGQLTDILFEYVDRGGTVMLSSHSMDLVQRVCDHVAVIVDGEILADGTVAEVRGDVTLEERFRDIVRGPRQTEGLDWLGISFS encoded by the coding sequence ATGTCGTTCGCACCGTCAGAAGAGTCGTTCGGCGATCGGGACCCGGGGGAGCACGAGCACGACGTCGATCATGCATCGATGGCGCAGCGCACTGCCCAGCGGCCGACGCCGACCATGGTCGACCCCATTCTGGTTGAGGGCCCCGCGGAGGCCGGTGAGGCCGACAGCGGGCACGAGCCGGAAGACGGCGACGCTGCAGCTGACGACGAGCGCGATCTCGATGTCGATGACAGCGTGGTGACTGCCGCCGAGCTGGGCGACGAAGGTGCCGAGGGCGAAGCGCCTGAAGCGGATGCCGTGGCGGCGGAGTCGGATGCTGAGGTGACGGAGTCGGATGCCGAGGTGGCTGAGGCCAATGCCGAGGCAGTCCAGGTGGATGCCGAGCCGGCCGAGCCAGATGCTGAGGTGACCGAGGCGGCCGAGCCGGAGGCCGGCTCCGAGACCGAGACGCCCGGTGGCGCGCAGGACGATGGCGAGTCGGACGCGTCGGGGCTCGACGATGAGCCGGTCGACGTCATCGAGTCGTCGCCCGCGCCGCCCCGCCCCGAGCGCGACCTTCGCTTCGGCGTCGCGACCGCCGCCGGGCTGTCGACCATGACCCCAGTGGCCCGCGTCACGGAAGCCCCGCACCGCGAGCTCGGCGAGGCCGTGCTGCGCGTCGAGGGGCTCACAAAGGCGTTCGGCACCACGGTTGCCGTTCGAGACGTGTCGCTCGAGGTGCGCAAGGGCTCGTTCTTCGGCATCGTCGGACCGAACGGCGCGGGGAAGACCACGACCCTGTCGATGGTGACGGGGCTGCTGCGGCCGACCTCGGGCAGCGCCACCGTGCTCGGGGTCGACGTCTGGCGAGCGTCGGCGAAGGCGCGGTCGCACATCGGCATCCTCCCCGACCGGCTTCGGCTCTTCGATCAGCTGACGGGGGCGCAGCTGCTCTACTACACGGGCGTGCTGAGGGGACTTCCCGCCGACGAGGCGCGGGCGCGCGCGGCGTCGCTCATCGACACCTTCGAGCTGAGCCGGTCGGCCAGCCGGCTCGTGGTCGATTACTCGGCGGGCATGACGAAGAAGGTCGCACTGGCATCCGCGCTCATCCACTCGCCGGATCTCCTCGTGCTCGACGAGCCGTTCGAATCGATCGATCCCGTGTCGGCGGGTCAGCTCACCGACATCCTCTTCGAGTACGTCGACCGGGGCGGCACCGTCATGCTCTCAAGTCACAGCATGGATCTCGTGCAGCGAGTCTGCGACCACGTCGCGGTCATCGTCGATGGTGAGATCCTCGCCGACGGCACGGTCGCCGAGGTGCGCGGCGATGTCACGCTCGAAGAGAGGTTCCGCGACATCGTGCGCGGCCCGCGACAGACGGAGGGGCTGGATTGGCTGGGCATCTCCTTCAGCTGA
- a CDS encoding DUF3039 domain-containing protein, with the protein MSSTLPPAGPESPGTGGSTSVLDRELEELLEEEQTSDPGDHDKFAHYVPKDKILESAVTGKPVRALCGKKWLPNSNPDRFPVCPACKAIFEKMNA; encoded by the coding sequence ATGTCAAGCACGCTTCCCCCTGCAGGCCCCGAGAGCCCTGGCACCGGCGGCTCGACGTCGGTGCTCGATCGTGAGCTTGAGGAACTGCTCGAAGAAGAACAGACCAGCGATCCCGGCGATCACGACAAGTTCGCGCACTACGTGCCGAAGGACAAGATTCTTGAATCGGCCGTGACCGGCAAGCCGGTGCGCGCGCTCTGCGGCAAGAAGTGGCTGCCGAACTCCAACCCCGACCGGTTCCCCGTGTGCCCCGCGTGCAAGGCCATCTTCGAGAAGATGAACGCATAG
- a CDS encoding nicotinate phosphoribosyltransferase yields the protein MTTDFASTALLTDQYELTMIDAALNAGTADRDCVFELFARKLPAGRRYGVVAGVGRALEALQRFRFRDSELEFLRERGIVRDETLSWLADYRFTGNIRGYREGELFFPNSPLLEVHAGFAEGVILETLLLSIYNYDSAVASAASRMVSVAQGRPLAEMGSRRTGEHSAVAASRAAYIAGFDATSNLEAGRTWGVPTMGTAAHSFTLLHDTERDAFVAQLETLGVGTTLLVDTYDVGRAIELAIEVAGPGLGGVRLDSGDLPTLVAEVRAHLDALGATSTKITVTNDLDEFAIAGLSSAPVDSYGVGTSVVTGSGAVASGMVYKLVARRDEASGEWVSVAKASTGKVSIGGVKHPVRRRDERGVATAELVGIGDASVGDGDDRELAVDLVTDGVVDERWLGAAGVAAAREHCAAVIAELPLTALRLRAGDPALSTVFVDGD from the coding sequence GTGACCACCGACTTCGCCTCGACGGCACTGCTCACGGACCAGTACGAGCTCACGATGATCGACGCCGCGCTCAATGCCGGCACGGCCGATCGGGATTGCGTCTTCGAGCTCTTCGCCCGCAAGCTGCCGGCAGGCCGCCGGTACGGAGTGGTCGCCGGCGTCGGGCGGGCCCTCGAGGCGCTGCAGCGATTCCGGTTCCGCGACTCAGAGCTGGAGTTCCTGCGCGAGCGCGGCATCGTTCGCGACGAGACGCTGAGCTGGCTCGCCGACTACCGGTTCACGGGCAACATCCGCGGGTATCGCGAGGGCGAGCTCTTCTTCCCCAACTCCCCGCTGCTCGAGGTACACGCCGGATTCGCCGAGGGGGTCATCCTCGAGACCCTGCTGCTGAGCATCTACAACTACGACTCCGCGGTCGCGAGCGCGGCCTCGCGAATGGTGAGCGTGGCGCAGGGCCGCCCGCTCGCCGAGATGGGGTCGCGGCGGACGGGCGAGCACTCCGCCGTCGCCGCGTCGCGAGCCGCCTACATCGCCGGCTTCGACGCTACGAGCAATCTCGAGGCGGGCCGCACCTGGGGCGTGCCGACGATGGGAACGGCCGCGCACTCGTTCACGCTGCTGCACGACACCGAGCGCGACGCGTTCGTCGCGCAGCTCGAGACCCTCGGGGTCGGCACGACGCTCCTTGTCGACACCTACGACGTGGGCCGCGCCATCGAGCTCGCCATCGAGGTCGCTGGGCCGGGGCTCGGGGGCGTTCGGCTCGACTCGGGCGACCTGCCGACCCTCGTGGCAGAAGTGCGGGCCCACTTGGATGCCCTGGGCGCGACGTCGACGAAGATCACGGTGACGAACGACCTCGACGAGTTCGCCATCGCGGGCCTGTCGTCCGCGCCGGTCGACTCGTACGGCGTCGGCACCTCGGTCGTCACGGGCTCTGGCGCCGTGGCGTCCGGGATGGTCTACAAGCTGGTCGCCCGCCGTGACGAGGCGTCGGGCGAGTGGGTATCGGTTGCGAAGGCCTCGACGGGGAAGGTCTCGATCGGCGGCGTCAAGCATCCCGTGCGGCGTCGCGACGAGCGCGGCGTCGCGACGGCCGAACTCGTCGGCATCGGCGACGCGTCCGTCGGCGACGGCGACGACCGCGAGCTCGCCGTCGACCTCGTGACCGACGGCGTGGTCGACGAGCGCTGGCTCGGGGCCGCCGGGGTCGCCGCCGCTCGGGAGCATTGTGCAGCCGTGATCGCTGAACTCCCGCTCACGGCCCTGCGGCTGCGGGCGGGCGATCCGGCCCTCTCCACGGTCTTCGTCGACGGGGATTAA
- a CDS encoding alpha-ketoacid dehydrogenase subunit beta has translation MSTPSTRAAEGRTASGQVTMAAALGQALRHSLEDDPNVVIFGEDVGPLGGVFRVTDGLARDFGDQRVWDSPLAEAGIVGTAIGMAMNGMRPVIEMQFDAFSYPAFEQITSHLAKQRNRTRGAVRLPIVVRVPYAGGIGGVEHHSDSSEVYWAHTPGLTVMTPSNPADAYSMLREAIALDDPVMFLEPKSRYWTKADLDLPVQAAPSNRAAVVREGTDVTLLAYGPTVATAIEAADLGADEGLSVEVVDLRSLSPFDDETIGASVRKTNRAAVIHEAHQFCGYGAEVAARVTEREFFSLAAPILRITGFDVPYPSPKLERYYLPTAERVLAALDTWEW, from the coding sequence ATGAGCACACCGTCAACGCGGGCAGCCGAGGGGCGCACGGCATCGGGCCAGGTCACGATGGCTGCGGCCCTGGGGCAGGCGCTTCGCCATTCGCTGGAAGACGACCCGAACGTGGTGATCTTCGGCGAGGACGTCGGGCCCCTCGGCGGCGTGTTCCGCGTCACCGACGGTCTCGCCCGGGACTTCGGCGATCAGCGGGTGTGGGATTCGCCGCTCGCCGAGGCGGGCATCGTCGGCACGGCGATCGGGATGGCGATGAACGGGATGCGCCCCGTGATCGAGATGCAGTTCGACGCGTTCTCGTACCCCGCATTCGAGCAGATCACCTCGCACCTCGCGAAGCAGCGCAACCGTACGCGCGGCGCGGTGCGACTGCCGATCGTCGTGCGGGTCCCGTACGCGGGTGGGATCGGCGGCGTCGAGCACCACTCTGACTCCTCCGAGGTGTACTGGGCCCACACGCCCGGCCTGACCGTTATGACCCCCTCGAACCCCGCCGACGCGTACTCGATGCTCCGGGAGGCGATCGCGCTCGACGATCCGGTCATGTTCCTGGAGCCGAAGAGCCGGTACTGGACGAAGGCCGATCTCGACCTGCCCGTGCAAGCGGCGCCCTCGAATCGTGCCGCCGTCGTGCGAGAGGGGACCGACGTGACGCTGCTCGCCTACGGCCCGACGGTCGCGACCGCCATCGAGGCGGCCGATCTCGGCGCCGATGAAGGTCTGTCGGTCGAAGTCGTCGATCTCCGCTCGCTGTCACCCTTCGACGACGAGACGATCGGCGCGTCGGTGCGCAAGACGAATCGCGCCGCCGTCATTCACGAGGCGCATCAGTTCTGCGGCTACGGGGCCGAGGTGGCCGCCCGCGTCACGGAGCGCGAGTTCTTCTCGCTCGCCGCGCCCATCCTGCGCATCACCGGCTTCGACGTGCCGTACCCGTCGCCGAAGCTCGAGCGCTACTACCTGCCGACCGCCGAGCGCGTGCTCGCGGCACTTGACACCTGGGAGTGGTGA
- the rph gene encoding ribonuclease PH, which produces MTTTQRPDGRELDELRPVTIERGWSEQAEGSALISFGRTRVLCTASFTPGVPRWLTGQGKGWVTAEYAMLPRATNERGSRESVKGKIGGRTHEISRLIGRSLRAVVDMKALGENTIVLDCDVLQADGGTRTAAITGAYVALVDSIAWARGAGHVRPKSEVLSDSVAAISVGIVDGRAVLDLPYVEDVKAGTDMNVVVTGSGDFIEVQGTAEGRPFDRAELDRLLDLALIGTTRLTELQREALTGAE; this is translated from the coding sequence ATGACAACGACCCAACGACCAGACGGCCGCGAGCTCGATGAGCTCCGCCCAGTCACGATCGAGCGCGGCTGGAGCGAGCAGGCCGAGGGCTCGGCCCTCATCTCCTTCGGCCGAACCCGCGTGCTGTGCACGGCGAGCTTCACACCCGGGGTGCCGCGATGGCTCACCGGGCAGGGCAAGGGCTGGGTGACCGCCGAGTACGCCATGCTCCCGCGGGCCACCAATGAGCGCGGCTCGCGCGAGTCGGTCAAGGGCAAGATCGGGGGCCGCACGCACGAGATCTCGCGCCTCATCGGGCGATCGCTGCGCGCCGTCGTAGATATGAAGGCGCTCGGCGAGAATACGATCGTTCTCGACTGCGACGTGCTGCAGGCCGACGGTGGCACGCGCACGGCCGCCATTACGGGCGCGTACGTCGCGCTCGTCGACTCGATCGCCTGGGCTCGCGGCGCGGGCCACGTGCGGCCGAAGTCCGAGGTGCTCTCCGATTCGGTCGCGGCGATCTCGGTCGGCATCGTCGACGGCAGGGCCGTCCTCGACCTGCCGTACGTCGAGGATGTGAAGGCGGGCACCGACATGAACGTCGTCGTGACCGGCTCCGGCGACTTCATCGAGGTGCAGGGCACGGCGGAGGGGCGGCCGTTCGACCGCGCCGAGCTCGATCGCCTGCTTGACCTCGCCCTCATCGGCACGACGCGGCTCACCGAACTGCAGCGCGAGGCCCTGACGGGGGCGGAGTGA
- a CDS encoding non-canonical purine NTP pyrophosphatase, whose amino-acid sequence MSTGAGDARAAGASIPVVLASHNAHKLEELRRILGPRLEGIELRAYDGPEPAEVGVTFEANALIKARAAAEHTGLPAIADDSGICVDVLGGAPGIFSARWSGPAKDARANVDLLLWQLTDVPDAHRTAAFTAAAAMVVPSAFAPGDADVADAVRGEWRGRLLRAVRGEGGFGYDPIFAPDDGDDRSAAELSADEKDARSHRRRAFEALLPRLRASLGLREG is encoded by the coding sequence GTGAGCACGGGCGCTGGGGATGCCCGCGCCGCAGGCGCGTCGATCCCGGTCGTGCTGGCCTCGCACAATGCGCACAAGCTTGAAGAGCTTCGTCGCATCCTCGGCCCGCGCCTCGAGGGAATCGAGCTGCGCGCCTACGACGGGCCCGAGCCGGCAGAGGTCGGCGTGACCTTCGAGGCCAACGCGCTCATCAAGGCTCGCGCGGCCGCCGAGCACACGGGGCTGCCGGCCATCGCCGACGACTCGGGCATCTGCGTGGACGTGCTCGGGGGCGCCCCCGGCATCTTCTCGGCCCGCTGGTCGGGCCCAGCGAAGGACGCCCGCGCGAACGTCGACCTGCTGCTGTGGCAGTTGACCGACGTACCGGATGCCCACCGCACGGCGGCCTTCACTGCTGCAGCGGCCATGGTGGTGCCCAGTGCGTTCGCACCGGGCGACGCGGACGTTGCGGATGCCGTGCGCGGCGAATGGCGCGGTCGCCTCCTGCGCGCGGTCAGGGGAGAGGGCGGCTTCGGGTACGACCCGATCTTCGCGCCGGACGACGGCGACGACCGCAGCGCGGCCGAGCTGTCGGCCGATGAGAAGGACGCGCGCAGTCATCGACGCCGGGCGTTCGAAGCGCTCCTGCCTCGCCTCCGAGCGTCGCTCGGGCTCCGCGAGGGGTGA
- a CDS encoding dihydrolipoamide acetyltransferase family protein has translation MKSFLLPDLGEGLTEASVVNWLVAEGDTITIDQPVVEVESAKAVVELPSPFAGVVSRLHAGVGETIQLGDPVISVVADDDRPAPEQGPAAEPAAASSALPGEASPSAPSFVPAAAPAPDDSAEHGRSGAVLVGYGTTTATTRLARPAGGRFRRRGTAAGAPPPVSSLNEGSGVHPAPVDPSRRSRVVSPLVRRLALDNGFDASHLAPTAPDGVVRREDVQAAITAVGASGRGTGAHGATPEAEAAGAAPDAATARGWSDGLGGRDDAAGVTRIPITGMRAAVSEHLSRSRREVPEATIWLEVDATGALALREQLREETGERFSMAAIIGRFAVAALRKYPVLNANISADGREVAQYDAVNLGIAAQTARGLVVPVIHDASALSLRGLRDAIDDIARNHADGIFPSERLRGGTFTLNNYGGFGVDGSAPILNHPEVAMLGIGRMLERPWVVDGEIVVRTIVTLTLVFDHRVCDGDVASGFITTVAKAIERPTLALADL, from the coding sequence ATGAAGTCGTTTCTGCTGCCTGATCTCGGTGAGGGGCTCACCGAGGCGAGCGTCGTCAATTGGCTCGTCGCCGAGGGCGACACGATCACGATCGATCAGCCCGTGGTGGAGGTCGAGTCGGCCAAGGCGGTCGTCGAGCTGCCGTCACCATTCGCCGGTGTGGTCTCGAGGCTGCACGCCGGGGTGGGCGAGACCATCCAACTCGGCGATCCCGTGATCTCGGTCGTCGCCGACGACGACCGCCCCGCCCCTGAGCAGGGTCCGGCCGCCGAGCCCGCCGCAGCGTCCTCGGCGCTGCCGGGCGAGGCATCGCCGTCGGCCCCGTCGTTCGTCCCCGCGGCCGCTCCCGCTCCCGACGACTCGGCCGAACACGGTCGCTCGGGTGCCGTGCTCGTCGGATACGGCACGACGACAGCGACGACGCGGCTCGCGCGCCCCGCCGGCGGGCGGTTCCGGCGTCGCGGCACTGCGGCCGGTGCGCCGCCGCCCGTGTCATCGCTGAACGAAGGTTCCGGCGTACACCCCGCGCCCGTCGACCCCTCGCGCCGTTCGCGCGTCGTCTCGCCGCTCGTTCGCCGACTGGCGCTCGACAACGGGTTCGACGCATCACATCTCGCCCCCACCGCTCCCGACGGCGTGGTTCGCCGAGAGGACGTGCAGGCCGCGATCACGGCCGTCGGCGCGAGCGGGCGCGGCACGGGCGCGCACGGGGCGACGCCGGAGGCCGAAGCGGCAGGCGCCGCCCCCGACGCCGCGACGGCGCGCGGGTGGTCCGACGGCCTGGGCGGGCGCGACGACGCCGCCGGCGTCACGCGCATCCCCATCACGGGCATGCGGGCGGCAGTTTCCGAGCATCTCTCGCGATCGCGCCGCGAGGTACCCGAGGCGACGATCTGGCTGGAGGTCGATGCCACGGGCGCGCTCGCGCTGCGAGAGCAATTGCGCGAGGAGACGGGCGAGCGATTCTCGATGGCGGCGATCATCGGACGCTTCGCGGTCGCGGCGCTCCGGAAGTACCCCGTGCTCAACGCGAATATCTCGGCGGACGGTCGTGAGGTCGCGCAGTATGACGCCGTGAACCTCGGTATCGCGGCGCAGACCGCGCGCGGTCTCGTGGTTCCCGTCATCCACGACGCCTCGGCGCTCTCGCTGCGCGGGCTGCGTGACGCGATCGACGACATCGCCCGCAACCACGCCGATGGCATCTTCCCTTCCGAACGGTTGCGCGGCGGCACGTTCACGCTCAACAACTACGGCGGGTTCGGGGTCGACGGCTCGGCGCCGATCCTCAATCATCCCGAGGTGGCGATGCTCGGCATCGGGCGGATGCTCGAGCGGCCGTGGGTGGTCGACGGCGAGATCGTGGTGCGCACGATCGTGACGCTCACGCTCGTGTTTGATCACCGCGTCTGCGACGGCGATGTCGCGAGCGGGTTCATCACGACCGTTGCGAAGGCGATCGAACGACCCACGCTTGCGCTCGCCGATCTGTGA
- a CDS encoding thiamine pyrophosphate-dependent enzyme: MSHDVVPPRPGTATLPTEQPIRFIEPNGELAPGDAHGGFALPPIADLVDMHRRMSVARRFDTQVTALTRQGRLATYPSALGQEAAEIAASRALLPGDWLFPTYRDTIALLDRGVNAESILSFFRGDWHMAFDPYEHAVAPQSTPLATQALHAVGFATAATRRGEDTVCLAMLGDGASSEGDAHEAFNFASVWNAPVVFLIQNNQYAISTPTRRQFAARTLADRAVGYGMPGHYVDGNDAAAMLAVLRDAVAHARAGGGPTLVEAYTYRIESHTNSDDPTRYREDDERRSWQERDPIARLEKFLEAREAFGDEDRLRVQEESEHLAASTRDAMNATPELDPLEIFDHVYSAERTSLLEQRAFLEAELASAEPAIGSGGAR, from the coding sequence ATGAGCCACGATGTCGTGCCCCCGCGCCCAGGTACTGCAACGCTGCCGACCGAGCAACCGATCCGGTTCATCGAGCCGAACGGCGAACTCGCGCCCGGCGACGCTCACGGCGGGTTCGCGCTGCCCCCGATCGCCGATCTCGTTGACATGCACCGGCGCATGTCGGTCGCGCGGCGCTTCGACACGCAGGTCACGGCACTCACCCGCCAGGGGCGGCTCGCCACCTACCCGTCCGCCCTCGGCCAGGAGGCGGCCGAGATTGCCGCATCGCGCGCCCTTCTGCCGGGCGATTGGCTGTTCCCGACTTATCGCGACACGATCGCGCTTCTCGATCGGGGGGTGAACGCCGAGTCCATCCTGAGCTTCTTCCGCGGTGACTGGCACATGGCGTTCGATCCCTACGAGCACGCCGTGGCGCCGCAGTCGACGCCCCTCGCCACCCAGGCGCTGCACGCTGTGGGCTTCGCGACCGCGGCGACGCGACGGGGCGAAGACACCGTGTGCCTCGCGATGCTCGGCGACGGCGCCTCGAGCGAGGGCGACGCCCACGAGGCGTTCAACTTCGCCTCGGTGTGGAATGCGCCGGTCGTGTTCCTCATCCAGAACAACCAGTACGCGATCTCGACGCCGACGCGGCGGCAGTTCGCCGCCCGTACCCTCGCCGACCGCGCGGTCGGCTACGGCATGCCCGGGCACTATGTTGACGGCAATGACGCGGCGGCGATGCTCGCGGTGCTGCGAGACGCCGTGGCGCATGCCCGGGCGGGCGGGGGCCCGACGCTCGTCGAGGCCTACACGTACCGGATCGAGTCGCACACCAACTCCGACGACCCCACGCGCTACCGCGAGGACGACGAGCGCAGGTCGTGGCAGGAGCGCGATCCGATCGCGCGGCTCGAAAAGTTCCTGGAGGCCCGCGAGGCTTTTGGCGATGAAGACCGCCTCCGCGTGCAGGAGGAGTCCGAGCATCTCGCCGCCTCCACGCGCGATGCGATGAATGCGACCCCGGAGTTAGATCCGCTGGAGATCTTCGATCACGTCTATTCGGCCGAGCGCACCTCGTTGCTCGAGCAGCGGGCCTTCCTCGAAGCCGAGCTCGCGAGTGCCGAACCCGCGATCGGGAGCGGAGGCGCCCGATGA
- a CDS encoding Lrp/AsnC family transcriptional regulator, translated as MSDNSTRRPLDRTDRAIIAALSNDARLSVRALAERLHLSRTAAHSRVQRLIADGVITGFAATVDRESIGLVLSALVFVKIEESNWQRIHDRIAEMPFVERVLSVSGEVDFVVNVAVPDQQTLRNTILQGIHTIPGVVSTQSYIVLDQREGERPGAKWPEYWSGNRTNGTESTR; from the coding sequence ATGAGCGACAACAGCACCCGGCGCCCCCTCGACCGTACCGACCGCGCGATCATCGCCGCCCTTTCGAACGACGCGCGCCTCTCGGTGCGGGCGCTCGCCGAGCGGCTCCATCTGTCGCGCACCGCGGCGCACTCGCGGGTGCAGCGGCTGATCGCGGACGGCGTCATCACGGGATTCGCGGCAACGGTCGATCGCGAGTCCATCGGTCTCGTCCTCTCGGCACTGGTGTTCGTCAAGATCGAAGAGAGCAACTGGCAGCGCATTCACGACCGCATCGCCGAGATGCCGTTCGTCGAACGCGTGCTCTCGGTCTCCGGCGAGGTCGATTTCGTCGTCAACGTCGCCGTGCCCGACCAGCAGACCCTGCGGAACACGATCCTGCAGGGCATCCACACGATCCCGGGCGTCGTCTCGACGCAGTCCTACATCGTGCTCGATCAGCGCGAGGGGGAGCGGCCGGGCGCGAAGTGGCCCGAGTACTGGTCGGGGAATCGGACGAACGGCACGGAAAGTACGCGGTAG
- the murI gene encoding glutamate racemase yields MSNAPIGIFDSGVGGLTVAREIRAQLPGESLRYIGDTRHAPYGPKPIADVRRYSLEVLDELVAEGVKLLVIACNTASAAVLRDARERYDVPVIEVIAPAVRAAVSSTRNGRVGVIGTATTIDSHAYQDMFEAAPHVEITASACPAFVEYVERGDTTSPELVRLAEGYLAPLKGTDVDTVVLGCTHYPFLKGVIGYVMGPGVTLVSSDVETAQDVYRQLASNGLLDRSGAAPTYSYRQTGPDTDAFVRLAHRFLGPDVDHVGHLETAAITLPPGAASVPATAPPTARTTEDP; encoded by the coding sequence GTGAGCAACGCACCCATCGGCATTTTCGACTCGGGCGTCGGCGGGCTCACGGTCGCGCGGGAGATCCGGGCGCAGCTGCCCGGCGAGTCGCTCCGGTACATCGGCGACACGCGCCACGCCCCCTACGGCCCGAAACCGATCGCCGACGTGCGCCGCTATTCGCTCGAGGTGCTCGACGAGCTCGTCGCCGAGGGCGTCAAGCTGCTCGTCATCGCCTGCAACACGGCCTCGGCGGCCGTGCTCCGCGATGCCCGCGAGCGCTACGACGTGCCCGTCATCGAGGTCATCGCCCCCGCCGTCCGCGCCGCCGTGTCGTCGACGCGCAACGGCAGAGTCGGGGTCATCGGCACCGCCACGACGATCGACTCGCACGCCTACCAGGACATGTTCGAGGCGGCCCCGCACGTCGAGATCACGGCGAGCGCGTGCCCCGCGTTCGTCGAGTACGTCGAGCGGGGCGACACGACGAGCCCCGAGCTCGTGCGACTCGCCGAGGGCTACCTCGCGCCCCTCAAGGGCACCGACGTCGACACGGTGGTGCTCGGATGCACGCACTACCCCTTCCTCAAGGGTGTCATCGGCTACGTCATGGGGCCCGGCGTCACGCTCGTCTCGAGCGACGTCGAGACCGCCCAGGACGTCTATCGCCAACTGGCGTCGAACGGGCTGCTCGATCGTTCGGGCGCCGCGCCGACCTATTCGTACCGCCAGACGGGGCCCGACACGGACGCGTTCGTGCGGCTCGCACACCGCTTCCTCGGGCCCGACGTCGACCACGTCGGCCACCTCGAGACCGCCGCTATCACGCTGCCGCCGGGCGCGGCATCCGTGCCCGCAACCGCACCGCCGACCGCCCGCACGACGGAGGACCCATGA
- a CDS encoding S1C family serine protease — MRPRALLLSALAIAVVGGLIGGLVVWAFIAPRGIGGLSGSVPVIGDGGASTTGVHAAAEYAAPSVVSLRVSTESRSETGSGIVLRDDGYVLTNAHVITLDGTVDNADVRATVADGRVFEATLVGLDPLADLAVIRLDGAEGLTPASFGDSTEVTVGDPTVVLGSPLGLAGTVTSGVVSREYRSIEIVSSAVPPETDTNLDATNETGPTATPGPPGSSTIHLAVFQTDAAINPGNSGGPVVNLSGQVIGIAVAIATTSSAQTSHASGSIGLGFAIPGNVALRVAEDLIAGRTPSHGAFGASVMSSTSVTPSGPTVVGAYIDAVTSGGAAARADLRRGDIVTSVAGLPVTGPGDLLAYARLFEAGTAVDVDVYRQGETSTIEVVLDSAA; from the coding sequence ATGCGACCCCGAGCTCTCCTGCTGTCGGCGCTTGCCATAGCCGTCGTCGGCGGCCTCATCGGCGGCCTCGTCGTCTGGGCGTTCATCGCGCCGCGGGGCATCGGCGGCCTGTCCGGCAGCGTTCCTGTCATCGGCGATGGCGGGGCTTCGACGACCGGTGTGCATGCGGCCGCGGAGTACGCGGCGCCGAGCGTGGTATCTCTGCGAGTCTCGACCGAGTCGCGCAGCGAGACCGGCTCGGGGATTGTGCTCCGAGACGACGGCTATGTCCTCACCAACGCGCACGTCATCACGCTCGACGGCACGGTCGACAATGCGGACGTGCGGGCCACGGTGGCCGACGGCCGCGTGTTCGAGGCCACGCTCGTCGGACTCGATCCCCTGGCCGACCTGGCGGTGATCCGGCTCGACGGCGCAGAGGGCCTCACGCCGGCGAGCTTCGGCGACTCGACCGAGGTCACGGTCGGCGACCCGACCGTCGTGCTCGGCTCGCCGCTTGGGCTCGCCGGCACCGTGACGAGCGGCGTCGTGTCGCGAGAGTACCGGTCCATCGAGATCGTCTCGTCAGCGGTGCCGCCCGAGACCGACACGAACCTGGATGCGACGAACGAAACCGGTCCGACGGCGACGCCGGGTCCACCGGGGTCGTCCACGATCCACCTCGCCGTGTTCCAGACCGACGCCGCGATCAACCCGGGAAACTCCGGTGGCCCCGTCGTGAACCTCTCGGGCCAGGTCATTGGCATCGCCGTCGCGATCGCGACCACGTCGAGTGCGCAGACGTCTCACGCATCGGGAAGCATCGGCCTCGGCTTCGCCATTCCGGGCAACGTCGCCCTGCGAGTCGCCGAGGACCTCATCGCCGGACGCACGCCGAGCCATGGGGCCTTTGGCGCGAGCGTCATGAGCTCCACCAGTGTCACGCCGAGCGGCCCCACGGTCGTGGGCGCATACATCGACGCGGTCACGAGTGGTGGAGCGGCCGCGCGCGCTGACCTGCGGCGGGGCGACATCGTCACGTCGGTCGCGGGTCTGCCCGTCACGGGCCCCGGCGACCTGCTCGCGTACGCACGACTCTTCGAGGCAGGCACCGCGGTCGACGTCGACGTCTACCGCCAGGGCGAGACCTCGACCATCGAGGTCGTGCTCGACAGCGCGGCGTAG